The genomic interval agaattgaaagttactacctataccaacaagatgcatattttttttatagttcaaTCATAAAAACTCTAAAATTAAGTGTGCTTAGCTTGGACCAATCATATGTTAGGTCATTAGATTACataatctattcaatatagatttaaaatatttttgcaAACATGTATGCATTGCTGAAACTCTCACTAAAATTTTTATAGTGTATTAATTTTTCGAACTTACAGTAAAGTTTGTGGACATTTtctataattgaaaatttaagctTTTATATTAAAAGGGATTATTTATTTACAGCAAAGTATTGGAAAAAATTGTTCACCCACGTGCCATACACAACGTACGCTGTCGTTTAGTTTTTTTGTATGGCTGTAAAATTTCTGGAACGTTGAAATGTGAGCTCCCACAGATAATTattgttatttgtttattacattTCTTAAATGTACAGCTTGACTGAAACATCCCCATTTCACTTCATTTAATTTCATACattattaaattattgattCCTTCTTACATCTTTTACAGTAAAAAGTAGTTGAGTGTTCTTGAAATTCCCATTCTTATCTCCTAATTGTCAAACCCTTTGCCTTTCCCCATCTTATTTCAATAATTCACTCTCTCAAGTTTGTCAATTGATTTCATTTCCATCCTTTCCTTTTCAATCAAGTTCATCACCaattaatcaaaaaaaaaaataattattattattattataacttATCATGTATTAAATAAATACCATATATATCGTATTAAAGTTGATTAGgactttttagaaaattattaaaaCCAAATTCATTTGTCACGTGAATAGAGAAGAGAGGTGAAATACGGGTGAAGTTTAGAAATTGTAAAAGTATATTGTAGACTTTTAATCACATAATAGAGGCAATactaaaatttagaaaagtATTGGACCAACTTATGATAAATGTATTATAGCATAAGGAACAAAAATGtaatttactaaaaaaattagtgGATGATAAGTTGAGAACATAACAAATGCTAATCTATTCAATTCATCAATCACTCACACACAATTACAAACATGGGACTGTGGGTCAATAACACAAACACCTCCTCTAACTTTTTTCGCTAGAGACCATAATAGTGTGATGACATGGATATGGTTGGAAATTTCTCCAAAACTTGCAAGGCTTCTTTCATGGATGGTCTCTTTTGTGGGGTAGGAGATGCACAACTATATCCTAATTTAAAGCAGGATAACAATGCTTCTTCTCTGCCCTCCACGTCAGCTCGAATCGCCATATCAGCCATTCTTAATGTTCGACTTTTGTCTTCGGTTGCAAGCCCAAGCCCTTGGCCCAACTCATCCAACACTACAATCTTTCCCGTTAGTAGCTCAAGCAATATTACACCAAAAGAATACACATCCCATTTTGAATTGGGCTTCAAGTTTCGAAGTGACTCTGGTGCTAAATACGGGGACACCCCACTAATCGAGCTCGGACTAGGTCCAGGGCTTGGTCCAGTGACAAAATCTTGGAAGCTATCCCGAGACGCTGTAGACCTTTTACTCCCGAAATTTCGAGTCGAACCACCGGGTTTGTAACTCGAGTCGCCTAAGAAGAGCTTGTCGAGGCCGAAATCACCTATCTTGGGCTCCAAATCGAAGCCCAAAAGAATGTTGGTGGGCCTTAAGTTGCCATGGACATGCTTCTTGTCGTGGAGATAAGAAAGGCCACGGGCCACTCCTTTTGCAATTCTCAATCGGGCCTCCCATGGAAGATGACAAGGCGAAGAGCCCACTTTCCCTGAATAAGTAAAAAGGCATAACTTAGTAGCTATACCGACAAAGCTCGTGAATTTtccatgaaaattaaaatctttGCCGCTAATAAATAATGAAGAGTTTGTTCTTTGGATGAGTCATTTTCCcgggaaaaataaaaatacatgtAATTTAATGTTGTTCTAACAAATGGCTATTACGACAGTCTAGAAAAATGGTTGACTTCCCAAACTGtcattaaaaacaaacactttCAGTTACACCTACTCCACCGTCAACCATTTACTTCCTCAATCCAACGCCGTAAACACCAAGCTTCTTAACCAAAACAAGATCAGAATTCATGGGAAATAGCGACAAATTTAGAGTTCTTATGATATTCCTAACAATTTTGAACCCAAAAACTCAAAAGAACAATAcacaaatgcaaaaaaaaattggatttaaagacaagaaaaatagaaagaaactTACTGTAACGAGCATTGGCAAGGCTACCATTAGGaacaaaatcataaataatGAGCTTTTCATCAACACCCCAATAAAATCCACGAACACGAACCAAATTTGGGTGAACCAATTTAGCCACAGCACGAATCTGATTCTCgaaatctttatatttttcaacTCCGCCGTCTCCGATTCTCCTCACTGCAAACGCCGTGCCGTCTTCCAGCACCGCCTTGTACGTTATGCTTGATCCGGTGGCGCCCAGAATGTACGCCGATGCCTTCAGCAATGTATCGAGTTCCAGCTCCTTCTCTCCGCCGTCTACTGTTACTAATGTTCCTCTTTTGTTTGCTTCTCCTCCTTCCTCCGCCGTCTCACGGTGGCCGGAGAAGGATAACACACTCGCTTGATCGGAATTTGCCTCTTCTGGATCCCCTGTTTTTCTCAAACAGGACCATCGGGAAAATCCTCTGGATTCCGATGAGGATGTGGACCAACTATCTTTGGCCAAATTGGCTTCGTTTTTCAAATGGGTTTCGACggctttgttttttttcttcaaatggaAGACGTAGAAGAAGAGGAGGCAAAGAATTGCCAATCCGACGACGTCTCCTAGTACAATGGCCACGATTGTGGATGGTTTAAACCCTGTTTCGCTCTGTTTTTCCGACGATGTCGTTTCTGGCGTACTTGGGTCTAACGGAATGGCGGCAATCGCCGGTGGGAGAGACGACGGCGATGAAGTAATTGGACATGGGGTCTTCGTTAACTCACCGCAGAGTTGGCGGTTTCCGGTGAAGGAGTTTGCTTCTTGGTTCATGAACACGTCTGAAACAGGGACTTCGCCGGTGAGGTTGTTGAAGGAGAGATCAATTATGGCATTAGCCGGAATTTTGTGGGCGAAATCCGGCGGAATTTCGCCGGAAAGTCTGTTGTATGAAATGTTGAAGTAATGTAAACTGTCACCACCAAAATCAGAGGGCAAAGACCCATTAATCAAATTGGAAGACAGATCCAAAACCTCCACCGTCTTAAACCCACCAGGAATTTCACCGGAAATGTAATTGTTCTTCAGAGACACAACCGTAAGATTACCCAAATTCACGAGATCACTCGGAAACTTCCCGAACAGAGCATTACCGGAGAGGTTAAGAACTTGGAGATTCCCAAGGCTACCCTCCGGCTCGGGAACCTCGCCGGAAATCAAATTATCCGACAAATCAAGAAACCGAAGCATAGTGGCGTTGAACAGAGACCGGGGGAGAGACCCATTAAAGGAATTATTAGAAAGATCAACCGATTGAAGATTCTGAATCAGACCCAGATCAGAAGAAACAGAGCCCATAAGCTGAGAATTGGGAAGAGACAAACCTGTAACTCTAGAACCACCGGCGGAACATAGAACTCCTCGCCATGAACAGGGAGTTTCATCGGAGTAATTCCAGTTCTGAAGAACAAACAGAGGATCGTCCAAAACGGCATACTTAAAGGAAAGCAAGAGAACCCCATCAAAATTAAGTCCATTACaagaaaaattaagaagaagaagaagaagaaaagcaagaatTGAGCTCATGATTTGGTAGTATAAAAGAAATCCCACATCGCTGAAACTCAAacatagagagagagagagagagagagagagagagagagagaaggaaaGAGAAATGGGATTATTAAGAAGCCATGTGAAAGAGagaatattaaaagaaattgagaaagaaaaaggaaagggaaagAGATTCACAGCTAAACCAATATGCTCATACTTACCGGATCTCTGCAACCTATAAATTCTTGTTCCATAATGATTCATAATGCACGTTATATGCTCccaattaataatttttatcaaaattatacctaattaattaaataatttctattttattgtaCTTGTTTTTCATCCTCTTCACTCAGATTTAAGAAACATATTTATGGAGAATAGGCATCTTTTTACTAAGTGACATATGATAAAGTCCAAAGTTGCAGGGAAgctgtttctctctctctctctccctctgtCTCTCTAAGCTTTTGACTTATAGAAGAAATTAAATTCTCTATGtcttcaaaatcaataattaatttgtgtttagatttcaaaaatattttggattttatttttctcataaatatgtatataaaaaaaaaattgtgcagCCTTTGTTGCatcaaattaataatagttgttatgtaataatttatttttttcttaatataaatagttaaaaaattattttttcatgtaTAAGGAAAAGAGGAGTATGAACTTCATACATCCATATTATTAAATTTCCATCAACATAtccatatttttatattttcatcaaTTCAACATTGGCATGAGAGCTGAATCAATATTCACATTGTATCCTACAAAAATCTACGAAATACGAAAAACAATTAACAAAATGttattaatgtaaatataatatcaataatagatatcttaacttatttaaaaattataaaatatttatttattNatttatttattaatctaaatttaatttttaaatttttatttttataaattttccaGAAATATTCattaatatcaatattttatcaattctttcattgaaattttgataaaaattaaaatatcaatatttttgTTGATATCAACATTTTAAGACCGGAGAGTATCTAAATATtgttctataaattttaaattgtttagttttaaatgttattattattttatggaaATGACAAGACATCATGAAACTGCTCTCTATTCCTCCTTTGGTTGTAGCTGGTTATTtgtacttttttcttttacttcagaaaagagaaaaaatggttttttttaatttattttaagaaaaaatatatataatattaattttttttgtaaggtAGATGTGGGGAAATATATTGTTTAGTTCCATCACATTGTAAGGAAGAAGACATCAATAAGTGTTGAAGAAATAACTCCCAATGTGTGGTGATGTCAATTGCAATAGGCAATTTCATAAGATACGATGTCGAATTTCGAATAATAGTTAATATATACCTAAGACAatcatttaaattatttttttacagaAGTTTGAGTAAAATATCATGGTGATCTACATCAGAGTTATTGCATCTAAATTAATATAGTTAAAAATAGAAGTGTTCAAGAAATCCAATCATCCGAACAATCTCGATTACACAACCCAAACTATAATGATTAGGTTGGGTTAATTTTATTcttggattgggttgagttgaacttcttctatttttgttgggttcGGTTAggtattgttttaaatttgttatgatgtttatatttatttaaagtttgtaataaatatcataaatatttggtttttaatatttgaattttatgatattttagttattagctATCTGTTGTACGTAAATTTACgtatttaaaattaacaaagTAAACAAACAAATCATAATCCAAcaatctaattcaaattttaagagttggTTTTGGTTGAGTTTGAAACTTTATATTGAGTCTTTTGAGTTGTCAATCTAATTAACTCGAATTAAATGGTAATGAATATAtgttctttcatttttaatttggtGAAAACTTTTTTATATCGAAGAGacttatttttattacttatttagGTCTAATTGATCTTAGTTGcctataaaaattgaatttgatattaaaatccAATTGAGAAGCAAAATCcatgatatttcatgaaaaaaTGTTTCCTCTCAACGAACGTATGATATTATAATGATATTTCATTTGTATGATCTTTAAACTAATAACAAAatgggggaaaaaaaagaattagaGACATTACATGTGATAAAAGAAACCATTCATATGATATATATAGTTGAGCATTTGGAGATGCTCGAGGATTCaatgttatgatatttgttttgTAGTAATTGCTAATTAATTCAATGAAGATAATTGAAACaagtttgttatttattttgttgtatTTGTCTATGATGTAATCTAACAAACCCATCCattatttcaataatatttttttcatacgtttgttattaattaattcaataaatcaatagtactttattatatttttcatgtgaATTATTTTAATGCTCCAAATAATTAAGGCCTAGTTTGAtgaccattttattttttggtttttgaaaattatacttattttctctccaacaTCGTtgttaaatacaatggttgaattctttgtcaaattccaaaaagaaaaattaaaactatttttcgaGTTcggtttagtaaccattttgttttttaaaattcaatttataaatattacttccacctccaaatctcttccttttttattttgtttttttttttttaaaaaaaaaaagcccaaattttgagaactaaaaaaaagtagctttcaaaaagttgttttttggaatttagaatttagttaaaaattcaaccattttagttaggaaagatgcaaatcattgtaagaaatatagatgaaataggctaatttttaaaccaaaaaatcaaatagttaccaaacgaaaTTAAgctttcaaattttagtttgattttttaaattattgataaaacgtagataaaaaagagagaaattcaaaaacaaaaactcaaaaaaaaaaatcgtttaaATGGTATAAGTttcatttaatacaaattaacaATAATTGAGATTTCAAACTAGGGACAAACATATTGAAATGATGGACCcaataatgattaaaaaaaaaaaaaaatccaaaaactttcATAGAAAAGGGTTAAAGATGTAATTAAGTTTAAATATGATAGTACTTGactttatataataaagtactCCATTACTTAAAAGAGGGTTACTATTATGACTTTTAGGTCAATTTCTTAGAGTTGAATAATTGTTAGGCTACATCTAAAGTTTTcataaggaaaaataaaattaattagcaTTTAGTATGAAAGCATTGGATCCATAAAATTAGGTTTTACATTTCCTTTTATAAACAATCTAAATATACATGCTTTCTCTTTCCACCCAATTCTCTTCTCATACAATCTTTTTCATTCTCCaacttcttttatttaaatgtcAAAATTATATACAACTCTCATTTCCCTTTTTCTAATAAAGTAGGCTAAATATGTTTTGTGGTCccttttattttatgtaattttcacAGTTTAGTCTATTATCATTCAATGTTTAACTCTCCACTTATTTATCAAAAATCatcatctctttttttttttaatattctttacAATATATAGGGTGAGAGAATCAGATTTCATGACAACTAAGTTTATGTTCTTGTTTGATAATAAGATTGATATAATTGAGAAACTTTAATGCATTAAAGAGcaaattaaaatagttacaTAAAATGCTGTGTCCTTTATTCATTCCTAATCATGTTATATTTCAAACAATTTTCTACCATTTGTATTACAAAGCCCTTATTCAAATCCCTCTGGAAAAAATATCTATAcacatttaaaattttcattttattaagtaTTCTATACTCCAAATTCAGATAAATGTAAAACCTTAAACTTAAAAGGCATATTACAATTTGTACtcttttcattaaaaatttgtgaattttcgcacaggttttttttttctttttcaatatatatatatatattgcataGTTATAGATAGTTAATTTGGGCATGAATCACACTTGTATTTATAAACTTGATCTTATTGAAATCAATGTATTTACAAAAGATTTTAcattacttttttaaaattaatagataAATTAGCAAAATTTGACTAGacaaatagaaattacaacatttaactaaatttgaggttcaatttgataaaatttaacGTTTGTACTACAAATTGATACAACGTGATAAATTTAGAggtaaaattgatttaaaaaaaaaaaaaagagaaaaaagagaaaaaagagaaaaaagagaaaaagaaaaagaaaaagaaaaagaaaatatgtttaGTCTCTCATTAGGGCTAATCAAGGAAAGTTAAGATCTTCAGACAAAAATTCTtacaatttttctaattttatttttaaaaaagaaagaaaacacaaCCGTTGattgaatattttaaagaaaatttcaagGGTTCCTTCAGAATCTAAAGAACAGTCgaagtataaaaaaaacataaaatagaagTGAGATCTAACTATTTTAATATTTGCTGATATGCATGTTCACATaacttttttaaagaaaatttgttgTTAATGTTAACTGAAATTTTTAAGTGAATCTAACATATTTCAAATCCAACCTTGTAACAAAACAAtcgataagtagatagatttaatatcaGATAATAAGAGTATAGATAAAAAGACATAGATATTGATAATCCAGTTTGGTGCAATATCATCTACTCTTAGGGCAGTATGTccggtgaaaaaaaaaaaaaacttcactaTCTAAAGAGTTAAGCAATGACAACGAACTACTTATCTGTTCTATTTTCTATATAGTGACTCATGTACAACCCCCTTTTGAGTTTTAACTTAGGCTCCACTAAAGTTTGAGATCTCGTCACTTTCCCAAACGTGCTTCTTCCAAGTTTTGTTTGAGATTTCCTCAAACTGATTTATAACTTAGGTTCTCCTTAAGCATGAGCTCCCTtcacatttataaaataacttcTCTTAAGATCCCGTCTATACAATCGAACTTAAATTCCTCCTAAATATAAGATTATACTCTTTttcattcataaagatggaCAAAAGATGAACAAGCTTTCAATCTAGTCTAAATGATTATTGTCAAACACCCTCAACAGCGAGGTTCACAAAGTTTTCTAACAACACATGACAAAACTCGACATAAACAAAGTTGATAAAACAGAACACCACAATATGATTTAAAAGGGTTAAAACCACGATATATATGACACGATTTGAGATGATCTTCAAGGACAAGAATAATCTTCTCTGCGcaataaaagaaaggaaaaagcaGTTCTTGTGAAAACTGCACaacatgctttaacaaataaggaaaatatatCCGGGTAGATTCGGCACAATGCGAGACAAAATGTTTGAAATCTAACCAGATAAATTacacaacattttgtctataataAAATTAGTCCATCCTTCTATATTAACATGAACATTAAAGACTCAAAGtgaatatttagttttaaaaaaataaaagttaaaagtgtaaatcttaaaacttggtgaccaaattgaaataatattCAAACTTGAATGACAAAAtagtaacattttgaaatttatgaactaaattgaaatcaaactcaaaactttagGACTAAAAGTGtagcattttgaaacctagaaaccaaataaaaattctTAAACTCAAAATCTATAGACCAaaaagtttgtttgttttgtttttttgttttgttttttgttttttatttttgtttttgtttttgtttttgttttttttgtttttttgaaaattatactcTAAgaagtatatttttaaaattctaattaCACAAATTCTTAGATAAAGAtaacaacaaaattaattaattaattttatacacatatatataagcTTAAAACATTTATAAGATATTGTTATAGGTGACTTCAATAACCTACTAAAATAAGCCTAAATATGTAACAAACCAACAACCCTATAACGATTAACATCCCCCttcaaactcaaggtggtatAGTAGAGATCAGCTTGAGTTTGCAAGATAACTGACTAAAGCGTGCAGAAGAAAGCGCTTTAAAGAAGATGTCAACCAATTACTTGTAGATATGGCTTGACGGCGTAATGTGGAGctttgaagatgatgatgaacaAAGTGACAATCGGTCTCGATATGCTTCATTCATTCATGAAAACATCATTATGAGCAATCTGAATAGCACTACAATTGTCACAATGAAGAATAATGGTAGAGGCCTGAGTAGCTCCCATGTTAGTCAGAAGCCAACGAAACCACAAAACTTCAGAATTAGCATCAGCAAGTGCCCGATATTTCGATTCCGTGCTAGAATGAGAAACAACAGTTTGTTTCTTACTCTATCAGGAGATGAGAGAATCATCCAAATAAAAAACAGTAAACTGTGGTGGACCGTCTATCAATCGGATCACCAGCCCAATCAGCATCAGTATAGCCGGAGAGAACCAAGGAAGACTGAGAAGAGAACTGAAGACCATGTCCTATGGTGCCTTTAACATACTGCAGAATACAAAGAACAACAGTAAAATGAATAGTGCAAGGAGCATACATGAATTGACTGACCACATAGATCACATAGACAATGTATGGACATGTCACGGTTAAGTAGATGAGACTATCAACAAGGTGCAGATTCAAAGTGGGATCCTCGAGAGGAAAACCATCAAAAGAGGTTGGGTGAAACGTTGGAGTCTAACGGTGTTGGTGTAGTGACAACATCAGTGATACCAGAACACGCCAAAAGATCAACACATATTTCGCCTGAGATAATAATACCCATTAGAATATGATGAGACCTAAAGACTAAGAAAATAACTGAGCGGACctagatctttcatctcaaagtgTTCTTCTAGATAGTgttgtaaattaaatatagCATGAGGATCATCACCAGTGATAATCATGTCATCCACAAACAAAAGCAAAACAACTTCATGCGGAGTCTTACGAGTAAAGAGAGCTGAGTCATGAGCACTAGAGGCAAACCCAAGTTAGGTGACAGTGGCACTGAATGTTGCAAACCAGCTAGAGGGCAATTGTTTTAGCCCAAACAAAGCACGTCGAGAAAGACATACTTTCAAAGATGGAGAATAAATACCAGGCGGTGGTTTCATATAAACTTCTTCAGATAGAGTGTCGTTGAGGAATGCATTCTTAGCATCTATTTGAAGAAGAGGTCATTGCTTAGCAACGACTATGGCTAACAAACTTCGAATGGATGTCATTCAGGCAACATGAgtaaaagtttcctcatagtcgatACCATACTCCTAAGAATACTCTTTGGCTACCATATGAGCCTTATACCATTCACGGACCCACCGGAACGAGTCACAATcttataaatccacttacacTCGATAGGCTTCTTGCCAGGAGGTAAGTCAACAAAATCCCAGGTATGCATTTTCTTCAAAGCCTAAAGTTCCTCATTCATCACTTACTGCCAGAGAGGGTTAGTACAAGCTTCTTGATAAGAGGAAGGTTCAACCAAAGACACGACAATGGAAAAACAGTGATAGCCTCTAAAATGATGAGAAGTTTCTCTTACTCGTGTGGATCAGTGAACAAGTGTAGGTTTTGATTCTGAATCGAGGGCAGATGGCAGATCTGGGAGTGCATCAGTGGAAGAAGATGAACCAAGCTCGGGGGAAGGTCAAACAAAGGATCAGAGGCAATGAAGAGATCAGTAGAGGGACCAGTGAAAAACGAGTGGGGGCTAGTGAGGGAAGCATGAAAAAAAGATAGACTAGAAAAGATGCCATGTTCCCAAAATGTGACATAACGAGAGATAGAAAGCCTTTCAGAAATAGGATCCCAACATCGGAACCCTTTATGCTCAGTTTTATAACCAAGAAAACAACATAAACGAGTTAGTTCGAGTTTTGTATGTTCATGAGGATGGAGAAGGACAAAGAATGCACATCCAAAGACTTTGAGATAAGTGTAAGAAAGAGATGTACCATATAATCGTTAAAAAAGAGACAGATTGTGAACAAATGCAGAAGGCAAGCGATTGATGACATAAACAGATGTAAGGGTAGCCTCACCTCAAAATTTCTCAGGGAAAGACACAGAGAGAGGCTGGGTACGGATAGAATCCAAAATATGACAATATTTTCACTCAACTTGACCATTTTGCTGGAAAGTATAAGGGCACGAAAGTTGGACAAGGGTGCCCTATGGGGCAAGGAAAGAAAGCGGATAAGAGTCCTTGTACTCCATTGCATTATTAGTGCAAAGAATTTTGATAGTGCACAAAAACTGAGTATGGACCATTTTGGCAAACTCAATGTAGATTTGAGGTAAGGAAGAGCGATGTTTCAGAAAGTATATCCAGGtaaagcaagaatattcatcaataaataacacaaaatatCGAAAACCAATGACAGTAGGAGTGAGCACAGGGCCCACACATTAGAATGAACTAGACCAAACAGAGTATCACATAATGAAGCAAAAGTAAAGGCAAAGCAAGTTTCTTTGCAAGTTTGCAATGTAAATAGTCAAAAGAACTTAATTATGAAACAATATTCAAACTAccaatagatattaaattatgaatCTTGTTAGAGGATGCATGACCAAGACGAGATACCACTTACATGTACTAGTATTAGTGATAGTGGTAGAAAGGGGTGAGAGAACTAGTGGCTAAAAGAATGTGAGCTCAAATAATCTTCTCACCTTCCGACCCATACCAATTGTTTGACCCATCCGCGGATCCTGGACATGACAACCATGAGGGGAAAAGAAAACAGTAAGTCTGAAGTCATACAACAGACCAACAAAAGTAAGATTAAATGTCATATTAGGGACATGGTAAGTATCAAGGTTATTGTTGGTATTAATAGTACTAATTCGAGAAATGGTCATATGGTTACCGTCAGCGGAATGAACGGGAGGAAGAGATTTGACAAGGGTAGAGAAAGACAACAGAGAAATGTTGGAGGTCATATGATTGCAACAAGCCGAATTAAGGAGCCAAGATGTATCTGGTGTGACAGCAAGAGCAGGCAAACTAGATGATAACACATGTTTGAACAAATCCTGAAGGTCACTGATCTGAAGACTTGGAAGGGTGGAAGACTAGACTTGGAAGAATTCTTTGATTTAGTAATATAAATAGGGGGCGAAGCGGTCTAGTAGGACAACTATCCAAAATTTGACCGCACTTGTGGCAATACCTACACTCAATGGTTGCATAATTAGCAAACTTATGACCATGcgattttcaatttttgcaGAAAGATGATTCAACGAAAAAGCGTGAATGAGTGGTTGCCAGAGCAACTTCTGATGATAGAGAAGAGACCAGCCCAAGTATTTTTTCCTCAAAAAGGATTTCCTAAATTGCAACATCGAGAGATGACAAGGGACTACAATGCAATAAGGCAAcacaaacatatttatattttggtCAGAGCCTCATAAGAACCTTGATGAGTCGCAGATGATCCGCACTAATTTTGGCCTGATCTAACTGAGTCCAAATGGGCTGAAGAATAGCCAGGTGATTCATAGATTGTCCGGCCTCCTGATTTAT from Benincasa hispida cultivar B227 chromosome 10, ASM972705v1, whole genome shotgun sequence carries:
- the LOC120088533 gene encoding probable LRR receptor-like serine/threonine-protein kinase At4g37250; its protein translation is MNHYGTRIYRLQRSGKYEHIGLAVNLFPFPFSFSISFNILSFTWLLNNPISLSFSLSLSLSLSLSLCLSFSDVGFLLYYQIMSSILAFLLLLLLNFSCNGLNFDGVLLLSFKYAVLDDPLFVLQNWNYSDETPCSWRGVLCSAGGSRVTGLSLPNSQLMGSVSSDLGLIQNLQSVDLSNNSFNGSLPRSLFNATMLRFLDLSDNLISGEVPEPEGSLGNLQVLNLSGNALFGKFPSDLVNLGNLTVVSLKNNYISGEIPGGFKTVEVLDLSSNLINGSLPSDFGGDSLHYFNISYNRLSGEIPPDFAHKIPANAIIDLSFNNLTGEVPVSDVFMNQEANSFTGNRQLCGELTKTPCPITSSPSSLPPAIAAIPLDPSTPETTSSEKQSETGFKPSTIVAIVLGDVVGLAILCLLFFYVFHLKKKNKAVETHLKNEANLAKDSWSTSSSESRGFSRWSCLRKTGDPEEANSDQASVLSFSGHRETAEEGGEANKRGTLVTVDGGEKELELDTLLKASAYILGATGSSITYKAVLEDGTAFAVRRIGDGGVEKYKDFENQIRAVAKLVHPNLVRVRGFYWGVDEKLIIYDFVPNGSLANARYRKVGSSPCHLPWEARLRIAKGVARGLSYLHDKKHVHGNLRPTNILLGFDLEPKIGDFGLDKLFLGDSSYKPGGSTRNFGSKRSTASRDSFQDFVTGPSPGPSPSSISGVSPYLAPESLRNLKPNSKWDVYSFGVILLELLTGKIVVLDELGQGLGLATEDKSRTLRMADMAIRADVEGREEALLSCFKLGYSCASPTPQKRPSMKEALQVLEKFPTISMSSHYYGL